A window from Zavarzinia compransoris encodes these proteins:
- a CDS encoding acyltransferase family protein, which produces MAHPPDAVRRRRELDLLRIFACLVQFPFHTAKVFDFDPAYHVKSAVASGAMDLFAAFAHVWRMPLFFFIAGFAAATALSSRRSFPFVVDRFVRLLPPFVVGLLLFAPAIKYLERLGGIDLRPSGLRPVEVPFTLDYVDFYYRFFTRLNQFTWSHLWFLAYLLLFSLIFTWAIRRIALAYDRWPGHGGWLVLPGLALAAAEVLLRPRFGDLPNLFGDFANLAIETVFFFMGAIVSRQPRIEAVLTVRPLLLLGLGLGSFGFYYLGEAAFGPWALGARGLAAWCLVLGLLGLGRRLTRRETAFDRYMGEASLPLYVLHHLPVVAIAFVLVPLDLPLWVKAAAICFGSAAVTFAAYHLVIRPYGPVRFLFGLKPRRHRPAPGMNVHSGVRTQSGGKVQSGSKVQAARE; this is translated from the coding sequence ATGGCCCACCCGCCCGACGCGGTCCGCCGGCGCCGCGAACTCGACCTGTTGCGCATCTTCGCCTGCCTGGTCCAATTCCCCTTCCATACCGCCAAGGTCTTCGATTTCGACCCGGCCTATCATGTGAAGAGTGCGGTCGCCTCGGGCGCGATGGATCTCTTCGCCGCCTTCGCCCATGTCTGGCGCATGCCGCTGTTCTTCTTCATCGCCGGTTTCGCCGCCGCGACCGCCCTGTCGTCGCGCCGTTCGTTCCCCTTCGTGGTGGATCGTTTCGTCCGCCTGCTGCCGCCCTTCGTGGTCGGGCTGCTGCTCTTCGCGCCGGCGATCAAATATCTCGAACGGCTCGGCGGCATCGACCTCCGCCCCAGCGGGCTGCGCCCGGTCGAGGTGCCCTTCACCCTCGACTACGTCGATTTCTACTACCGCTTCTTCACCCGGCTGAACCAGTTCACCTGGTCGCACCTGTGGTTCCTGGCCTATCTGCTGCTGTTCAGCCTGATCTTCACCTGGGCGATCCGGCGCATCGCCCTTGCCTATGACCGCTGGCCGGGGCACGGCGGCTGGCTGGTGCTGCCGGGCCTTGCCCTTGCGGCGGCGGAAGTGCTGCTGCGGCCGCGCTTCGGCGACCTGCCCAACCTGTTCGGCGATTTCGCCAATCTGGCGATCGAGACGGTGTTCTTCTTCATGGGCGCGATCGTCTCGCGCCAGCCCCGGATCGAAGCGGTCCTGACCGTCCGGCCGCTGCTTCTGCTCGGTCTCGGGCTCGGCAGTTTCGGCTTCTATTACCTGGGCGAGGCGGCTTTCGGGCCCTGGGCCCTGGGGGCGCGGGGGCTGGCCGCGTGGTGCCTGGTTCTCGGCCTGCTCGGCCTCGGGCGGCGCCTGACCCGGCGCGAAACCGCCTTCGACCGCTATATGGGCGAGGCGAGCCTGCCGCTCTATGTCCTGCACCACCTGCCGGTGGTCGCCATCGCCTTCGTGCTGGTGCCGCTGGACCTGCCCCTGTGGGTGAAGGCGGCGGCGATCTGCTTCGGCTCGGCCGCCGTCACCTTCGCCGCCTATCACCTGGTCATCCGGCCCTATGGGCCGGTGCGCTTCCTGTTCGGCCTGAAGCCGCGCCGCCACCGGCCCGCCCCCGGAATGAACGTTCATTCCGGGGTCAGGACTCAGTCTGGAGGTAAGGTTCAGTCCGGGAGCAAGGTTCAGGCGGCGCGGGAATAG
- a CDS encoding methyltransferase family protein gives MRLPQDILLIAASVIFLAFTIGYALHFRRPEGTPWPMRVLAVLSGATTAGVIAEITDTRATWASFIAAGALLAASALLYGWAIATTRRQRLSLAFSKDAPAFLLVEGPYRLVRHPFYTAYLLYWIGGAIAAREAWLLLAVAVMAAGFAWAALREEGKFAASSLGGAYAAYRARTGMFLPRLRRPGLHRQG, from the coding sequence ATGCGCCTGCCCCAAGACATTCTGCTGATCGCGGCCAGCGTGATTTTCCTGGCCTTCACCATCGGCTATGCCTTGCACTTCCGCCGGCCCGAGGGCACGCCCTGGCCCATGCGCGTGCTGGCGGTCCTGTCCGGCGCGACCACCGCCGGCGTGATCGCCGAAATCACCGATACCCGCGCCACCTGGGCCAGCTTCATCGCCGCCGGCGCGCTGCTGGCCGCTTCCGCCCTGCTCTATGGCTGGGCGATCGCGACCACGCGGCGCCAGCGCCTGTCCCTGGCCTTTTCCAAGGATGCGCCGGCCTTCCTGCTGGTCGAGGGGCCTTACCGCCTGGTGCGCCACCCCTTCTATACCGCCTATCTGCTCTATTGGATCGGCGGCGCCATCGCCGCGCGGGAAGCCTGGCTGCTGCTGGCGGTCGCGGTCATGGCCGCCGGCTTCGCCTGGGCGGCCCTGCGCGAGGAGGGGAAATTCGCCGCGAGCAGCCTTGGCGGGGCCTATGCCGCCTATCGCGCGCGGACCGGCATGTTCCTGCCCCGGCTGCGGCGCCCCGGGCTGCACCGGCAGGGCTGA
- a CDS encoding extracellular catalytic domain type 1 short-chain-length polyhydroxyalkanoate depolymerase, with protein sequence MRLSLLRLMLLLLMPLVVSGCALQTPVAISRATDFEDFGANPANLRMKAYVPAGLRRGAPLVVALHHCFQTAEEYAAETGWLALADRYGFAVLMPGQIAYNDPNYCFQWFNAWQQGPAGDEPVSIHSMIVAMVEAYGLDARRIFVTGHSAGGSMALILMASYPDLIAAGGTFGSLPVGQTSAMLFAPVAMAGFGTDDPEDLARRIRDEVDWPGPWPRLSVWQGADDAMVAASNGPRVRNQWLGLMGLAGRPPAVDRVGPYVRETWVDGQGRPAVQFVDLTDVGHSVPVDSKSGCGVAPKGLAQLVSDVGVCSSLELLKFWGVVR encoded by the coding sequence ATGCGTCTGTCTTTGCTCCGCCTGATGCTGTTGCTGCTGATGCCCCTGGTCGTGTCGGGCTGCGCCCTGCAAACCCCGGTCGCGATCAGCCGGGCCACCGATTTCGAGGATTTCGGCGCCAATCCGGCCAACCTGCGGATGAAGGCCTATGTCCCGGCCGGTCTGCGGCGGGGGGCGCCGCTGGTCGTCGCCCTCCATCATTGCTTCCAGACCGCCGAGGAATATGCGGCCGAAACCGGCTGGCTCGCGCTTGCCGACCGCTATGGCTTCGCGGTGCTGATGCCCGGCCAGATCGCCTATAATGACCCGAACTATTGCTTCCAATGGTTCAATGCCTGGCAGCAGGGGCCGGCCGGGGACGAGCCGGTGTCGATCCATTCGATGATCGTCGCCATGGTCGAAGCCTATGGGCTCGATGCGCGGCGGATCTTCGTCACCGGCCATTCGGCCGGCGGCAGCATGGCCCTGATCCTGATGGCGAGCTATCCCGACCTGATCGCCGCCGGCGGCACCTTCGGCAGCCTGCCGGTGGGCCAGACCAGCGCCATGCTGTTCGCGCCGGTGGCCATGGCCGGCTTCGGCACCGACGATCCCGAGGATCTGGCCCGCCGCATCCGCGACGAGGTGGACTGGCCGGGGCCCTGGCCCCGCCTCTCGGTCTGGCAGGGGGCGGACGACGCCATGGTCGCGGCCTCGAACGGGCCGCGGGTGCGCAACCAATGGCTGGGCCTGATGGGCCTCGCCGGCCGGCCGCCGGCGGTCGACAGGGTGGGCCCCTATGTCCGCGAGACCTGGGTGGACGGCCAGGGCCGGCCGGCGGTGCAATTCGTCGACCTGACCGACGTCGGCCATTCCGTGCCGGTCGATTCGAAATCGGGCTGCGGGGTGGCGCCGAAGGGGCTGGCCCAATTGGTCAGCGACGTCGGCGTCTGCTCGTCGCTCGAACTGCTGAAATTCTGGGGCGTGGTCCGCTGA
- a CDS encoding FitA-like ribbon-helix-helix domain-containing protein, translating into MASITIRNLDDELKRRLRVRAAEHGRSMEEEVRDILRRVVTEPSPPLDLAAAIRARIAPLGGAELKIPPREPMCEPPKFD; encoded by the coding sequence ATGGCGAGCATCACGATCCGCAACTTGGACGACGAGCTAAAGCGCCGCCTCCGCGTGCGTGCAGCCGAGCACGGGCGCTCGATGGAAGAGGAGGTGCGGGACATCCTGCGCCGCGTGGTGACGGAACCTTCGCCGCCGCTCGACTTGGCTGCTGCAATCCGCGCCCGTATCGCCCCTCTTGGTGGTGCCGAATTGAAGATCCCGCCGCGCGAACCGATGTGCGAGCCGCCGAAGTTCGATTAA
- a CDS encoding antibiotic biosynthesis monooxygenase family protein, producing MTAFNVVRFKVKPGMDDAFLDAHRDSVAGWPGLRHANIIKTGDGRYCIIAEWDSAEALAAARPHMIATLDGFRATLDDLGGGLGLTDPASGPVVLALK from the coding sequence ATGACCGCGTTCAATGTCGTGCGCTTCAAGGTCAAACCGGGCATGGACGATGCCTTCCTCGACGCGCACCGGGACAGCGTCGCCGGCTGGCCGGGGCTCCGCCACGCCAACATCATCAAGACCGGCGACGGGCGCTATTGCATCATCGCCGAATGGGACAGTGCCGAAGCCCTGGCCGCCGCCCGCCCGCACATGATCGCCACCCTCGACGGCTTCCGCGCCACGCTGGACGACCTCGGCGGCGGCCTGGGCCTGACCGATCCCGCCTCCGGCCCGGTCGTGCTCGCCCTGAAGTGA
- the mprF gene encoding bifunctional lysylphosphatidylglycerol flippase/synthetase MprF yields the protein MKVLVTGVITVAVAALAWVALSHLAAEISYDDVSAALRSASPGTLAAALGCTAASFLALTLYDGTALAYVGRRIPPAVVGVASFCAYAVGNTVGFGPLTAGAIRYRFYTPHGLEPEDVAKVVGFVTATFGLGLLATTGLGLVVAGAAPGLDLPAGLLRPAGLLLLAVPAVLLVLAARGARLKLRGLVLALPRPRLLLVQYAATVADIAAAGSVLYILLPPVDTGWTGFIAVYAVAIGLGVLSHVPAGLGVFETVIVALVGPAADTGQVLGALLLYRVIYHVVPLLLAAVLVAAIEARRAALKLAASGLFGTGRWLVPTVLGALTLVLGGMLVFSGVTPAVDGNLDLLAAYLPLPIVEGAHFLSSVLGLLLMIAARGLVYRLDGAWLLAAVLAPAAMVLSLVKGIALVEAGLLGLLFLLLLATRAAFDRPASLIHQALGARWLIAVAVLLVTALAVLLFVYKDIDYAHELWWQFEFSAEAPRGLRALLGLALAAGAVAAWSLLRPFAPRAAPASAADLARARAIVEAQPRTQGQLALMGDKSLMFSDDGKAFIMYGRQGRSWIAMGDPVGARPSWPGLIWRFVEAARFAGGRAAFYQVAPENLALYADAGLNAFKLGEEAMVELAGFDIKGSKRANLRHAYNRAEREGLGFALLPAAEVPDHLPLLRRISDQWLAAHEVREKRFSLGAFDPAYLALQPVAILTRNGEPVAFASLMMTGQKDEASVDLMRFTPDAPPGSMDYLFLRLLFHFKDQGYRRFSLGMAPLSGLSESSAASLWHRVGRAVFDHGDRFYNFAGLHHFKAKFQPVWEARYLAVAGGINPMLALTDVTVLISGGWRGVVAK from the coding sequence ATGAAAGTCCTGGTCACCGGCGTGATCACGGTTGCGGTGGCGGCGCTGGCCTGGGTGGCCCTGTCCCACCTGGCCGCGGAGATTTCCTACGACGACGTCTCGGCGGCCCTGCGCTCGGCCTCGCCGGGGACGCTGGCCGCCGCCCTCGGCTGCACCGCGGCGAGCTTCCTGGCCCTGACCCTTTACGACGGCACCGCCCTTGCCTATGTCGGGCGGCGGATTCCGCCGGCGGTGGTCGGCGTTGCCTCCTTCTGCGCCTATGCGGTCGGCAATACCGTCGGCTTCGGGCCGCTGACCGCCGGGGCCATCCGCTATCGCTTCTATACCCCCCACGGGCTGGAGCCGGAGGATGTGGCCAAGGTCGTCGGCTTCGTCACCGCCACTTTCGGCCTCGGCCTGCTTGCCACCACCGGGCTCGGCCTCGTGGTGGCCGGGGCAGCGCCGGGCCTCGATCTGCCGGCGGGCCTGCTGCGGCCGGCCGGCCTCCTCTTGCTGGCGGTGCCGGCCGTCCTGCTGGTGCTGGCCGCGCGCGGGGCGCGGCTGAAGCTCCGTGGCCTCGTCCTGGCCTTGCCGCGGCCGCGCCTTCTGCTGGTCCAATATGCGGCGACGGTGGCGGATATCGCCGCCGCCGGTTCCGTCCTCTATATCCTGCTGCCGCCGGTCGACACCGGCTGGACCGGCTTCATCGCGGTCTATGCGGTCGCCATCGGGCTCGGCGTGCTCAGCCATGTCCCGGCCGGGCTCGGCGTCTTCGAGACGGTGATCGTCGCCCTGGTCGGTCCCGCCGCCGACACCGGGCAGGTGCTGGGCGCCCTGCTGCTCTACCGGGTGATCTATCATGTCGTGCCGCTGCTGCTGGCGGCGGTGCTGGTCGCGGCGATCGAGGCGCGCCGGGCCGCCCTGAAGCTGGCGGCGAGCGGGCTGTTCGGCACCGGCCGCTGGCTGGTCCCGACGGTGCTCGGCGCGCTGACCCTGGTCCTCGGCGGCATGCTGGTCTTTTCCGGCGTCACCCCGGCCGTCGACGGCAATCTCGACCTGCTGGCCGCCTACCTGCCCCTGCCGATCGTCGAGGGGGCGCATTTCCTGTCCAGCGTGCTCGGCCTCCTGCTGATGATCGCGGCGCGCGGCCTGGTCTACCGGCTGGACGGCGCCTGGCTGCTGGCGGCGGTGCTGGCGCCGGCCGCCATGGTGCTGTCGCTGGTCAAGGGCATCGCGCTGGTCGAGGCCGGCCTGCTCGGCCTGCTGTTCCTCCTGTTGCTGGCGACCCGCGCCGCCTTCGACCGGCCGGCCTCGCTGATCCACCAGGCGCTGGGGGCGCGCTGGCTGATCGCCGTCGCCGTGCTGCTGGTGACCGCGCTTGCCGTGCTGCTCTTCGTCTATAAGGACATCGACTACGCCCACGAGCTTTGGTGGCAGTTCGAATTCTCGGCCGAGGCGCCGCGCGGCCTGCGCGCCCTGCTTGGCCTTGCCCTGGCCGCCGGGGCGGTTGCCGCCTGGTCGCTGCTGCGCCCCTTCGCGCCGCGGGCGGCGCCGGCCTCGGCCGCCGACCTCGCCCGGGCCCGCGCCATCGTCGAAGCCCAGCCGCGCACCCAGGGGCAATTGGCCCTGATGGGCGACAAGAGCCTGATGTTCTCCGACGACGGCAAAGCCTTCATCATGTATGGCCGCCAGGGCCGCTCGTGGATCGCCATGGGCGATCCGGTGGGCGCGCGGCCGTCCTGGCCCGGGCTGATCTGGCGCTTCGTCGAGGCGGCCCGCTTCGCCGGCGGGCGCGCCGCCTTCTATCAGGTGGCGCCGGAAAACCTGGCGCTCTATGCCGATGCCGGGCTCAATGCCTTCAAGCTGGGCGAGGAGGCGATGGTCGAGCTGGCCGGCTTCGACATCAAGGGCTCGAAACGGGCCAACCTCCGCCATGCCTACAACCGGGCGGAACGCGAGGGCCTGGGCTTCGCCCTGCTGCCCGCCGCCGAGGTGCCGGACCATCTGCCCCTGCTGCGGCGGATTTCCGACCAATGGCTGGCGGCGCACGAGGTGCGCGAGAAGCGCTTCTCGCTCGGCGCCTTCGATCCCGCCTATCTGGCCCTGCAACCCGTCGCCATCCTGACCAGGAACGGCGAGCCGGTCGCCTTCGCCAGCCTGATGATGACCGGCCAGAAGGACGAGGCGAGCGTGGACCTGATGCGCTTCACCCCCGACGCTCCGCCCGGCAGCATGGATTATCTGTTCCTGCGCCTGCTGTTCCATTTCAAGGACCAGGGCTACCGCCGCTTCAGCCTGGGCATGGCGCCGCTGTCCGGCCTTTCCGAAAGCAGCGCGGCCAGCCTGTGGCACCGGGTGGGACGGGCGGTGTTCGACCATGGCGACCGCTTCTATAATTTCGCCGGCCTGCATCACTTCAAGGCGAAGTTCCAGCCGGTGTGGGAAGCGCGTTACCTGGCGGTGGCGGGCGGCATCAACCCGATGCTGGCGCTGACCGATGTTACGGTTCTGATCAGCGGCGGCTGGCGCGGGGTGGTGGCGAAATGA
- a CDS encoding AcvB/VirJ family lysyl-phosphatidylglycerol hydrolase, with amino-acid sequence MILLVLALVAQILAGAASARADDGALDAGLLARARLLPALGETRAVAILISDREGWDERAMAVARLLTQGGVLVIGIDLPAALARMGGEGDACVSPQWSAQDVSHEAQRRLDLPAYDLPWLAGIGEGATLALNIARQARAATFAGVVAVDAEPARATDKPVCPPTEAVDIGGAAVSSQRRGFVDAVHAAAGLPGVKPGKISLPPGEALAVRLLQEVEKTRPGDGTAALPVTELPAAPAHGFLAIVYSGDGGWRDLDKDVAQYFQDHGVPTVGLDMLRYFWSRRSAAEAAADLAHLITHYRRVFGADKVVLVGYSFGADLLPALYNLLPPEVRGSVFQLSLLGLSDKTSFEVTIGEFLGGNDDTAPTRPEIARIPAAAVQCLQGRDDEEAICGSLAAGGVEVVVTEGSHHFDGDYGHLAEVILAGALRRLGLPAQ; translated from the coding sequence ATGATCCTGCTGGTCCTGGCGCTGGTCGCCCAGATCCTGGCCGGAGCGGCGTCGGCGCGGGCGGACGACGGCGCCCTCGACGCCGGCCTGCTGGCCAGGGCGCGGCTGCTGCCGGCGCTGGGCGAGACCCGGGCCGTCGCCATCCTGATCTCCGACCGCGAGGGCTGGGACGAGCGGGCGATGGCCGTCGCCCGCTTGCTCACCCAGGGCGGCGTCCTCGTCATCGGCATCGACCTGCCGGCAGCACTCGCCCGCATGGGCGGGGAGGGCGATGCCTGCGTCTCGCCCCAATGGTCGGCCCAGGACGTCAGCCATGAGGCGCAGCGCCGGCTGGACCTGCCGGCCTATGACCTGCCCTGGCTGGCCGGCATCGGCGAGGGCGCGACGCTGGCCCTGAACATCGCCCGCCAGGCCCGCGCCGCCACCTTTGCCGGCGTCGTCGCCGTCGATGCCGAACCGGCCCGCGCGACGGACAAGCCGGTCTGCCCGCCCACCGAAGCGGTCGATATCGGCGGGGCCGCGGTCTCGTCGCAGCGCCGCGGCTTCGTCGATGCGGTGCATGCCGCCGCCGGCCTGCCCGGGGTGAAGCCCGGCAAGATCTCGCTCCCCCCGGGCGAGGCGCTGGCGGTCCGCCTGCTCCAGGAGGTGGAGAAGACGCGGCCGGGCGACGGCACCGCCGCCCTGCCGGTGACCGAATTGCCGGCGGCGCCGGCCCATGGCTTCCTCGCCATCGTCTATTCCGGCGACGGCGGCTGGCGCGATCTCGACAAGGACGTGGCGCAATATTTCCAGGACCATGGCGTGCCCACGGTCGGCCTCGACATGCTGCGCTATTTCTGGAGCCGGCGCAGCGCCGCGGAGGCGGCGGCCGACCTCGCCCATCTCATCACCCATTACCGCCGGGTCTTCGGCGCCGACAAGGTGGTGCTGGTCGGCTATTCCTTCGGCGCCGACCTCTTGCCCGCACTCTATAATCTCCTGCCCCCGGAGGTGCGGGGCAGCGTGTTCCAGCTTTCCCTGCTCGGCCTCTCGGACAAGACCAGCTTCGAGGTCACGATCGGCGAATTCCTCGGCGGCAACGACGATACCGCGCCGACGCGGCCGGAAATCGCCCGCATCCCCGCCGCCGCCGTCCAATGCCTCCAGGGCCGGGACGACGAGGAGGCGATCTGCGGCAGCCTGGCCGCCGGCGGGGTCGAGGTGGTGGTCACCGAGGGCAGCCATCATTTCGACGGCGACTACGGCCATCTGGCCGAGGTGATCCTGGCGGGCGCCCTGCGCCGGCTGGGCCTGCCGGCGCAGTGA
- the otnI gene encoding 2-oxo-tetronate isomerase → MPRFAANLSLMFTEWPFLDRFAAAADAGFSAVEYLFPYDHPAAAIAARLARHGLTQALFNLPPGDWAAGERGLAALPGRLTEIGRGVDLALSYAAATGARRLHLMAGIADRADPAAVSAYRAAVGHVAERLAAAGIELLLEPINRRSMPGYFLDDFPYAEALIADLGLPNLRLQFDIFHRQILHGDVTAALRRLLPVIGHIQVAGVPERHEPDSGELRDGHIFRLLDDIGYGGFVGCEYVPRAGTLAGLGWFAAHLRAR, encoded by the coding sequence ATGCCGCGCTTCGCCGCCAACCTCAGCCTCATGTTCACCGAATGGCCATTCCTCGACCGCTTCGCGGCGGCGGCGGACGCGGGTTTTTCCGCCGTCGAATACCTCTTTCCCTATGATCATCCGGCAGCGGCGATCGCCGCCCGCCTGGCCCGCCACGGCCTGACCCAGGCCCTGTTCAACCTGCCGCCGGGCGATTGGGCGGCGGGGGAGCGGGGGCTGGCCGCGCTGCCGGGCCGCTTGACCGAGATCGGGCGGGGCGTCGACCTTGCCCTTTCCTATGCCGCGGCCACCGGGGCCCGGCGCCTGCACCTGATGGCGGGAATCGCCGACCGGGCCGATCCGGCCGCGGTCTCGGCCTATCGCGCCGCCGTTGGCCATGTCGCCGAACGGCTGGCGGCGGCGGGGATCGAGCTTTTGCTGGAGCCGATCAACCGGCGCAGCATGCCGGGTTATTTCCTCGACGATTTTCCCTATGCGGAGGCGCTGATCGCCGATCTCGGCCTGCCCAACCTGCGCCTTCAGTTCGATATCTTCCACCGCCAGATCCTGCACGGCGACGTGACCGCGGCGCTGCGCCGGCTGCTGCCGGTGATCGGCCACATCCAGGTCGCGGGTGTGCCGGAGCGCCACGAACCGGACAGCGGCGAGTTGCGCGACGGCCATATTTTCCGGCTGCTGGACGACATCGGCTATGGCGGCTTCGTCGGCTGCGAGTATGTGCCGCGGGCGGGAACCCTTGCCGGGCTGGGCTGGTTTGCCGCCCATCTGCGGGCACGATAG
- a CDS encoding L,D-transpeptidase family protein, with product MRTAGAFTVAALSLGIAVAGPLAAARAEGVQPVESGPLILTPESAPAPAVVAPVVEPVHPPTVATAVPVPPPALPAAADPGQGDSDEPRTTGIDEAEPDAAAPAATAAAPVPALPGGATLEGAFAFDPARAGTIDRAAVERFYAQAGVAPLWTGSGRLAASVPALLALVAGAGEEGLDPARYPLGRLAGLLAEGAQGTYEVLLTDTLIRYVADRNGAGLAAVRLPVDMRELGKPVDAVAVLLAAVTAADPVAAVAATGPQDADYRALRQLLADYRALAAAGGWPSVPTGGAKIEPGAHDGRIPAIRARLAVTDGAGPAAGGANHYDPELVAAVKRFQSRHGLKTDGVIGKLTLDYMAVPVEGRIRQLLVNLERKRQHLADLGPNRIIVNVPEFTLRYYEDGVLAMTVPVVIGRKERKTPLLESKVTNLVLNPPWSVPARNAGEDIVRKQINDPTYLQSHGYTVYYGGQPVDPATIDWTQVPRSRSIPYRLRQAPGAGNSLGRLKINFQNDYAVYLHDTPDKHLFARDMRALSSGCVRVQDPFSLGARLLRDVPGWDRARMDSLVATSTSTTHVSVVHDIGVRLTYVTAWVDAAGTPQFRDDLYGIDARIDKGLARPALLAENM from the coding sequence ATGCGAACCGCTGGAGCTTTCACCGTTGCCGCCCTCAGCCTGGGGATCGCCGTCGCCGGCCCCCTGGCCGCCGCCCGGGCGGAAGGGGTGCAGCCGGTCGAGTCCGGGCCGCTGATCCTCACCCCGGAGAGTGCGCCGGCGCCTGCCGTCGTCGCCCCCGTGGTCGAGCCCGTGCATCCGCCGACCGTCGCCACCGCCGTGCCGGTGCCGCCGCCGGCGCTGCCCGCCGCGGCCGATCCGGGCCAGGGCGACTCCGACGAACCGCGCACCACCGGCATCGACGAGGCCGAGCCCGATGCGGCAGCGCCCGCCGCCACGGCCGCCGCGCCGGTGCCGGCCCTGCCCGGCGGCGCCACCTTGGAAGGCGCCTTCGCCTTCGATCCGGCCCGCGCCGGCACCATCGACCGCGCGGCCGTCGAACGTTTCTACGCCCAGGCCGGGGTGGCCCCGCTCTGGACCGGCAGCGGCCGCCTGGCTGCCAGCGTGCCGGCCCTGCTGGCGCTGGTCGCCGGCGCCGGGGAGGAGGGGCTGGACCCCGCCCGCTACCCGCTCGGCCGCCTGGCCGGGCTGCTGGCCGAAGGGGCGCAGGGCACCTATGAAGTGCTGCTGACCGATACGCTGATCCGCTATGTCGCCGACCGCAACGGCGCCGGCCTTGCCGCCGTGCGCCTGCCGGTGGACATGCGCGAACTGGGCAAGCCGGTCGATGCCGTCGCCGTGCTGCTGGCGGCCGTTACCGCCGCCGATCCGGTGGCCGCCGTCGCCGCCACCGGTCCCCAGGACGCGGATTACCGGGCGCTGCGGCAGTTGCTGGCCGATTACCGCGCCCTTGCCGCCGCCGGCGGCTGGCCGTCGGTGCCGACCGGCGGCGCCAAGATCGAGCCGGGCGCGCACGACGGCCGCATTCCCGCCATTCGCGCCCGCCTTGCCGTGACCGACGGGGCGGGCCCCGCGGCCGGCGGCGCCAATCACTACGACCCCGAGCTGGTGGCCGCGGTCAAGCGCTTCCAGAGCCGGCACGGCCTGAAGACGGACGGCGTCATCGGCAAGCTGACCCTCGATTACATGGCGGTGCCGGTCGAGGGGCGGATCCGCCAACTCCTGGTCAATCTCGAACGCAAGCGCCAGCATCTGGCCGACCTCGGCCCCAACCGCATCATCGTGAACGTGCCGGAATTCACCCTGCGCTATTACGAGGACGGCGTGCTGGCCATGACCGTGCCCGTGGTCATCGGCCGCAAGGAGCGCAAGACCCCCCTGCTGGAAAGCAAGGTCACCAACCTCGTGCTCAACCCGCCGTGGAGCGTGCCGGCCCGCAATGCCGGCGAGGATATCGTCCGCAAGCAGATCAACGACCCGACCTATCTGCAATCCCACGGCTATACGGTCTATTACGGCGGCCAGCCGGTCGATCCGGCGACCATCGACTGGACCCAGGTGCCGCGCAGCCGCTCCATCCCCTATCGCCTGCGGCAGGCGCCGGGGGCCGGCAATTCGCTCGGCCGGCTGAAGATCAATTTCCAGAACGATTACGCCGTCTATCTGCACGATACGCCGGACAAGCATCTCTTCGCCCGCGACATGCGCGCGCTCAGCTCCGGCTGCGTGCGGGTGCAGGATCCCTTCAGCCTGGGCGCCCGCCTGCTGCGCGACGTGCCGGGCTGGGATCGGGCCCGGATGGACAGTCTGGTCGCCACCTCGACCTCCACCACCCATGTCAGCGTCGTGCATGATATCGGCGTGCGCCTGACCTATGTCACCGCCTGGGTCGATGCGGCGGGGACGCCCCAGTTCCGCGACGACCTTTACGGCATCGATGCCCGCATCGACAAGGGGCTGGCCCGGCCGGCCCTTCTCGCCGAAAATATGTAA
- a CDS encoding DUF882 domain-containing protein, translating to MASETVAPLSSLPCSSLDKPVKVSAAAETVDHSRRRLLGVGLGLVAATAAGGLLKPAEALAAIGGPRKLSLKNMNTGESFTSVYWRDGRYVPDALQKLNILLRDHRANEVHRIDPQLFDLLAAISHKMDIAGTQIQIVSAYRAPRTNAQRASESRGVARNSYHIQGMALDIRLPGRDLRGIYNTAVAMGEGGVGFYRRSGFVHVDTGPVRTWGAKGRA from the coding sequence TTGGCCTCCGAAACCGTCGCGCCCCTCAGTTCGCTGCCGTGCAGTTCCCTGGACAAGCCGGTGAAGGTCAGCGCTGCTGCCGAAACCGTCGACCATTCCCGCCGCCGCCTGCTGGGCGTCGGCCTGGGTCTGGTCGCGGCGACCGCTGCCGGCGGCCTGCTGAAGCCGGCCGAGGCGCTGGCGGCGATCGGCGGCCCGCGCAAGCTGTCGCTGAAGAACATGAACACCGGCGAGAGCTTCACCAGCGTCTATTGGCGCGACGGCCGCTATGTTCCCGATGCCCTGCAGAAGCTGAACATCCTGTTGCGCGATCACCGGGCGAATGAAGTCCACCGCATCGACCCGCAGCTTTTCGATCTTCTCGCCGCGATCAGCCACAAGATGGATATCGCCGGCACCCAGATCCAGATCGTCTCGGCCTATCGGGCGCCGCGCACCAATGCCCAGCGCGCCTCGGAAAGCCGCGGCGTGGCGCGCAATTCCTATCACATCCAGGGCATGGCCCTGGACATCCGCCTGCCGGGCCGGGATCTCCGCGGCATCTACAATACCGCCGTCGCCATGGGCGAGGGCGGGGTCGGCTTCTACCGCCGCTCGGGCTTCGTCCATGTCGACACCGGCCCGGTGCGCACCTGGGGCGCCAAGGGCCGCGCCTGA